The Kribbella shirazensis genomic interval GTGGTCGACGACCATCCGGTCGTGCGGTCCGGGTTGAGCGGGATGCTCGCGGTGACCGACGACATCTGCGTGGTCGGCGAGGCCGGCGACGGTTCGGAGGCGCTGGCGCTGGTCGAGGCGACGCGGCCGGACGTCGTACTGATGGATCTGCGGATGCCGCGGATGGACGGCGTCGCGGCGACCGGGGCGATCGTGTCCGGTTACCCGTCGACGCGGGTCTTGGTGCTGACGACGTACGACACCGACTCGGAGATCCTGCATGCGGTCGAGGCCGGCGCCGCCGGGTACCTGCTGAAGGACACGCCGCATGCCGACCTGCTGAACGGGATCCGTGCGGCCGCTCGTGGTGAGACCGTCCTCGCGCCGCCGGTCGCGGCGCGGTTGATGTCGCGTCTGCGGACCCCGGCGCCACCGGCCGCCACGCAGCCGTCGCCGCGTGAACTCGAGGTACTCGCCGCGGTCGCACGCGGGCTCAGCAACGCCGAGATCGGGCGGGAACTGTTCATCGGCGAGGCCACGGTCAAGACGCATCTCCAGCGCCTGTTCGCCAAACTCGACGTCGACGACCGCACCCGAGCCGTCACCGTCGCGATCGAACGCGGCCTACTCCCGTCACCGGGACGCTGAGTAGGCCACGTTGCCTGGTCGCTGAGAACTGTCAGCGGCGCTCTTGGCCGGCGTCCGTTGCTCCGCGCATCAGGCGCAGCCGTGGGTCCTGGACGCCGCCGCTGGTCCCGGATTCCTGATCCGCCGGACGTTCACCGCCCTGCTCGGCCGAGATCGCCGGAGGCATCCCGATCCGCATAGTGTGCTCCAGCTCGGCCGCCCGGTTGGCCTCGTCGATGCTGTACTGCGCCATCTCGTTGACGTTGTGCATCCGCGAGTCGATGCCCTCACGCACGTCGGTCAGGCTGTCGCGGGTCCGGCTCACGTCGATCGTCAGCGACGTACTGGCGTCCCGGATGGCAGCGGAGTGCGCCCCGTCGCCGACCTGCAGCGAGGCCTGCTCGAGCTGGAACGCTGTGGCCCGGGCGTTGCCGAGCCGGTCGTACGCCGTCTTCAGGCCGGCATCCGTCTGCGTGGTCAGATTTTGGAGGTGGGCCACGCGGGTGCGCAGCTCGCCGGCCGCCTCCGCGCCGTACTCCGGGAACTGCTCGAGCGTGTCGACGTCGCTGAGCGCCTGGTCGAGGAACGCCGAGCTCCTGCCCAGATCGTCGTGGAAGTCCTCCAGCTCACCCTGCGCTCTCCCGATCCGGGATCCGAGATCCCCGGCGTCCTGCGCTGCGTGGTTGAACGAGAGCCGTACCTGGTCGTCAGCCTCTGCCCAGCGCGCCATGTCGCCACGGTCCCCGGTGCGGGACGCGAGCCGGCCCTGCGCCTCGGCCTCGAACTCGGCCTGCCGGACGCGGTCGCCCCCGGCCTGCAGCTGGCCGATGTCTTCCATCCGGTTCTCCAGCAGCCGGCCGTAGTTCCGGTCCTGGAGCGAGTCGGCCACGTAGTCGAGCGTCGCCCGCGCCCGGTTCATCGCCTGCGCGACCCGGTCGGTGAGGATCGCGATGTCTCTCTCGTTCGCCATCAGCGCTCTTCCTTCGTTCCGTTCGCGGCATCCTGCGACTGGGCCTGCGATGCGGCCCGTGCTCTGGCCTCGGCGGCCAGCCGGTCGTCCTCGGACAGACCGGCGCGCAGCTGCTCGGCCACCCTCCGGACCTGCTCCTGTGCGGCCCGCAGTTCCCGCTCCACGATCTGCTGCGGGTTCCCTTCCGTCGGCTGGTC includes:
- a CDS encoding response regulator, translated to MIRVLVVDDHPVVRSGLSGMLAVTDDICVVGEAGDGSEALALVEATRPDVVLMDLRMPRMDGVAATGAIVSGYPSTRVLVLTTYDTDSEILHAVEAGAAGYLLKDTPHADLLNGIRAAARGETVLAPPVAARLMSRLRTPAPPAATQPSPRELEVLAAVARGLSNAEIGRELFIGEATVKTHLQRLFAKLDVDDRTRAVTVAIERGLLPSPGR